A single Marinobacter sp. es.042 DNA region contains:
- a CDS encoding DUF1653 domain-containing protein, producing MTERKNEIRPGKYRHYKGKDYEVIGVARHSETEEQMVVYRCLYGDYSLWVRPLSMFRETVEVAGEQVPRFARLDEA from the coding sequence ATGACCGAGCGCAAGAACGAGATACGTCCGGGTAAATACCGACACTACAAGGGCAAGGATTACGAAGTCATCGGCGTTGCCCGGCACAGCGAGACCGAAGAGCAGATGGTGGTCTACCGCTGCCTTTACGGTGACTACAGCCTCTGGGTGCGCCCTCTGTCCATGTTCCGGGAAACCGTGGAAGTTGCCGGCGAACAGGTGCCCCGCTTTGCCCGCCTTGATGAAGCCTGA
- a CDS encoding Na+/H+ antiporter family protein, with translation MNAVVAAVAIMLVLSLCRIHVVVALIIGAVSGGLIAGMSLEATIEAFNSGLGGGATVALSYATLGAFAVAIGKSGLAHALADRAVALVGRQEEGAAVHGIRFLIIGLLLAIAISSQNILPIHIAFIPLVVPPLLYVMAKLNMDRRLVACVLTFGLITPYMFLPVGFGGIYLNEILIAKINANGVDASGLSVMKAMALPALGMLCGLLISVFFSYRSGRTYNLETITKAERVDTSYSPRTLVMALLAIVTAFVVQLWLGSMILGALAGFVLFNLSGVVRWKEADDLFTEGMKMLAMIGFIMIAASGFAEVMRETGEITSLVDSSVGVIGENKAMAALLMLVVGLLITMGIGSSFSTIPIIAALYVPLALQLGFSPLAIVALVGTAGALGDAGSPASDSTLGPTAGLNADGQHNHIWDTVVPTFLHYNLPLLGFGWLAAMVL, from the coding sequence ATGAATGCCGTCGTCGCCGCGGTCGCGATTATGCTCGTCCTGAGTTTGTGCCGCATCCACGTTGTTGTTGCCCTGATCATCGGTGCCGTATCCGGTGGCCTGATTGCAGGAATGTCCCTGGAAGCCACCATCGAAGCCTTCAATAGCGGCCTCGGCGGCGGTGCCACCGTGGCACTGTCCTACGCCACGCTCGGTGCCTTCGCCGTTGCCATCGGCAAATCCGGCCTCGCTCACGCCCTGGCCGACCGGGCGGTGGCCCTCGTGGGCCGTCAGGAGGAAGGCGCCGCCGTACACGGCATCCGCTTTCTGATCATCGGCCTGCTGCTGGCCATTGCCATCTCGTCCCAGAACATCCTGCCGATCCACATCGCCTTCATCCCCCTGGTGGTACCGCCGCTGCTCTACGTGATGGCCAAACTGAACATGGACCGCCGCCTGGTGGCGTGCGTGCTGACTTTCGGCCTCATCACACCCTACATGTTCCTGCCCGTCGGCTTCGGCGGCATCTACCTGAATGAAATCCTGATCGCCAAGATCAACGCCAACGGCGTCGACGCCTCCGGTCTGAGCGTCATGAAAGCCATGGCGCTGCCGGCACTGGGCATGCTGTGCGGCTTGCTGATCTCGGTCTTTTTCAGCTACCGCAGTGGTCGCACCTATAACCTGGAAACCATCACCAAGGCCGAGCGGGTAGACACCAGCTATAGCCCGCGCACCCTGGTTATGGCCTTGCTGGCCATCGTTACCGCCTTCGTGGTGCAGCTCTGGCTGGGCTCCATGATCCTGGGCGCCCTGGCCGGTTTCGTGCTCTTCAACCTGTCCGGTGTGGTTCGCTGGAAGGAGGCCGACGATCTGTTCACCGAGGGCATGAAGATGCTGGCCATGATCGGCTTTATCATGATCGCCGCGTCGGGTTTTGCCGAAGTGATGCGTGAAACCGGGGAAATCACCAGCCTGGTGGACAGCTCCGTGGGCGTGATCGGCGAGAACAAGGCCATGGCCGCACTGCTGATGCTGGTGGTAGGTCTGCTGATTACCATGGGTATCGGCTCGTCCTTCTCCACCATCCCGATCATCGCGGCCTTATACGTGCCCCTGGCCCTGCAACTCGGCTTCAGCCCCCTGGCCATCGTGGCCCTGGTCGGCACCGCCGGCGCCCTGGGCGATGCCGGCTCCCCAGCCTCCGATTCCACCCTCGGCCCCACCGCCGGCCTGAACGCCGACGGCCAGCACAACCACATCTGGGATACCGTGGTGCCGACGTTCCTGCACTACAACTTGCCGTTGCTTGGCTTTGGGTGGTTGGCGGCTATGGTTCTTTGA
- a CDS encoding YheV family putative zinc ribbon protein, which yields MASPKRFIAGAVCPRCAEMDKIMMFTTDDDDQVRECVACGFTDAVSDAEQPSNPELETRVNKRKNEDDHTVKQVVFFKSSADDE from the coding sequence ATGGCGAGTCCAAAACGTTTTATCGCCGGCGCCGTCTGTCCCCGCTGTGCGGAGATGGATAAGATCATGATGTTCACCACCGACGACGATGACCAGGTTCGCGAGTGCGTGGCCTGCGGCTTCACCGATGCGGTGTCTGACGCCGAACAGCCGTCCAATCCGGAGCTCGAGACGCGGGTGAACAAGCGCAAGAATGAGGACGATCACACGGTCAAGCAGGTCGTGTTCTTCAAATCTTCTGCCGACGACGAGTAA
- the prlC gene encoding oligopeptidase A, producing MNNPLLTDDLLPKFDHVRTEHMETAIDQILSENRMKISQIAEQDDPTWETLAQPMQSLDDKLSNAWSVISHLNGVMNNDELRKVYKNCLEKLTEYSTEVSQNAALCDAYKKLADRDDFKNLNEAQRKSVQNTLRDFHLGGVDLPEDKKKQYADLSRELSELSNKFSDNVLDATQHWFKHITDVDELAGVPETAIESAKQAARQKDLDGYVITLDFPSFFPVMTYCDNRDLRREVYEAFVTRASDQGPDAGQWDNTPVMAEILKRRHAQAKLLGFDNYAERSLATKMARSSDEVLDFLNQLAAKSKPQAEKEFAELKAFAKDEYGAEELQAWDIGYYSEKLRQKRYDISPETLRPWFPVNKVVPGLFRVAEKLFDVQIEAKPEVETWHEDATAYCISRNGEPLAWFYLDLYARQGKRGGAWMADCRVRWRNLRGQLQLPVAFLTCNFTPPVNGKPSLLTHDEVTTLFHEFGHGLHHMLTQVDVLDVSGINGVAWDAVELPSQFLENWCWNPESLGLIASHHETGEPLPEDLLQKLLAAKNFQSGMGMVRQLEFSLFDFRLHAEFTDEAPTNPLDMHRKVRSEIAVVEAPQFNRFPNSFSHIFAGGYAAGYYSYKWAEVLAADAFSLFEEKGIFDPETGKAFLHNILEKGGSQEPMELFKAFRGREPQVDALLKQTGITDEAA from the coding sequence ATGAATAACCCGTTACTGACCGACGACCTGTTGCCGAAATTTGACCATGTCCGCACCGAACACATGGAAACGGCAATTGACCAGATTCTCAGTGAAAACCGGATGAAAATCAGCCAAATCGCGGAGCAGGACGATCCCACCTGGGAAACTCTGGCGCAGCCGATGCAGTCGCTGGATGACAAGCTGAGCAACGCCTGGTCGGTGATTTCGCACCTGAACGGCGTGATGAACAACGACGAGCTGCGAAAGGTGTACAAGAACTGCCTCGAGAAGCTCACCGAGTACAGCACCGAGGTGAGCCAGAACGCAGCCCTGTGTGACGCCTACAAGAAGCTGGCCGACCGGGACGATTTCAAGAACCTGAACGAGGCCCAGCGCAAGTCCGTGCAGAACACGCTCCGGGATTTCCATCTGGGCGGCGTTGATCTGCCGGAAGACAAGAAAAAGCAGTATGCCGACTTGTCCCGGGAGCTGTCCGAGCTGTCCAACAAGTTCAGCGATAATGTGCTGGATGCTACCCAACACTGGTTCAAACATATCACCGATGTCGATGAACTCGCCGGCGTCCCCGAGACCGCTATTGAAAGCGCCAAACAGGCCGCACGCCAGAAAGACCTGGACGGCTATGTCATCACCCTGGATTTTCCCAGTTTCTTCCCGGTCATGACCTACTGCGACAACCGGGATCTGCGTCGGGAAGTCTATGAAGCCTTTGTGACCCGCGCTTCCGACCAGGGCCCGGATGCTGGCCAGTGGGACAATACCCCGGTGATGGCGGAAATCCTCAAGCGCCGCCACGCCCAGGCCAAGCTGCTGGGCTTTGACAACTATGCCGAGCGCTCCCTGGCCACCAAGATGGCCCGTAGCAGCGACGAAGTGCTGGACTTTCTGAACCAGCTGGCGGCCAAGTCCAAGCCTCAGGCCGAGAAAGAATTTGCCGAGCTCAAGGCGTTCGCGAAAGACGAGTACGGCGCCGAGGAACTGCAGGCCTGGGATATCGGCTATTACAGTGAAAAGCTTCGCCAGAAGCGCTACGACATCTCGCCGGAAACCCTGCGTCCCTGGTTCCCGGTGAACAAGGTGGTGCCCGGATTGTTCCGTGTGGCTGAAAAGCTGTTCGATGTCCAGATTGAAGCGAAGCCAGAAGTGGAAACCTGGCACGAGGATGCGACGGCCTACTGCATAAGTCGCAACGGCGAGCCCCTGGCCTGGTTCTATCTCGACCTCTATGCCCGCCAGGGCAAGCGAGGCGGTGCCTGGATGGCCGATTGCCGGGTGCGCTGGCGCAACCTGCGTGGCCAGCTCCAGTTGCCGGTAGCCTTCCTGACCTGCAACTTCACCCCGCCGGTGAATGGCAAGCCGTCACTGCTGACCCACGACGAAGTGACCACCCTGTTCCACGAATTCGGCCACGGCCTGCATCACATGCTGACCCAGGTCGATGTGCTGGACGTCTCGGGTATCAATGGTGTGGCCTGGGATGCGGTGGAACTGCCCAGCCAGTTCCTGGAAAACTGGTGCTGGAATCCGGAATCGTTGGGGCTGATCGCCTCGCACCACGAGACCGGTGAACCGCTTCCGGAGGATCTGCTGCAGAAACTGCTGGCGGCCAAGAACTTCCAGTCCGGCATGGGCATGGTGCGCCAGCTCGAATTTTCCCTGTTCGACTTCCGCCTGCACGCTGAATTCACCGACGAAGCGCCCACCAACCCGCTGGATATGCATCGCAAGGTGCGCAGCGAGATTGCCGTGGTGGAAGCCCCGCAATTCAACCGCTTCCCCAACTCCTTCTCGCACATCTTTGCTGGTGGCTATGCGGCTGGCTACTACAGCTACAAGTGGGCGGAAGTGCTGGCGGCCGATGCCTTCTCCCTGTTCGAAGAGAAAGGCATCTTCGACCCGGAAACCGGCAAGGCCTTCCTCCATAACATTCTGGAGAAAGGCGGCTCACAGGAGCCTATGGAACTGTTCAAGGCTTTCCGGGGTCGCGAACCGCAGGTGGATGCGCTTTTGAAACAAACCGGCATCACGGACGAAGCTGCCTGA
- a CDS encoding gamma carbonic anhydrase family protein, which translates to MTNIRSHKGITPHFGERAWVDPSAVVIGDVETGDDVSIWPMTVVRGDMHKIRIGHRCSIQDGSVLHITHASDYNPGGYPLTLGDDVTVGHKALLHGCTIGSRVLVGMGCIIMDGAVVEDEVIVAAGCLVPPGKTLESGHLYVGSPCKKGRVLTEKERGFFKYTATNYVRLKNEYLNDQ; encoded by the coding sequence ATGACGAATATACGTTCACACAAGGGTATCACGCCACATTTTGGGGAACGGGCATGGGTCGATCCAAGTGCCGTGGTGATTGGCGATGTGGAAACCGGCGATGATGTTTCCATCTGGCCGATGACCGTTGTTCGTGGCGATATGCACAAAATCCGTATCGGACATCGATGCAGCATCCAGGATGGATCGGTTCTGCACATCACCCACGCCAGTGACTACAACCCCGGCGGTTATCCGCTCACGCTTGGCGACGATGTAACGGTGGGCCACAAGGCACTGCTACACGGCTGCACCATTGGCAGCCGGGTTCTAGTTGGCATGGGCTGCATCATCATGGATGGCGCCGTGGTGGAGGATGAGGTAATTGTTGCCGCAGGCTGTCTGGTTCCGCCCGGCAAGACACTCGAATCCGGGCATCTCTACGTGGGGTCGCCCTGCAAGAAAGGCCGGGTGCTGACGGAGAAGGAGCGCGGGTTCTTCAAATACACCGCCACCAACTATGTCCGCCTGAAGAATGAGTATCTTAACGATCAGTAA